The following proteins are encoded in a genomic region of Acidobacteriota bacterium:
- a CDS encoding enoyl-CoA hydratase-related protein, whose amino-acid sequence MKFRNLRLEIDSGGVAELTLERPEVLNALNEETIRELDAAFRSLERDENVRIVLLSGAGKAFSAGADIPEVHRLDAGTSQAFSRRGHAVLNRIERGSKPVLAAVRGFCLGGGCELALACHIRIAGSDARIGLPEVKLGIIPGYGGTQRLARIVGRSKALELLLCGRTMTAREALAAGLVVRVVEPDDLLSTCRELASRIAGQAPLAVRYCFEAVNRGYDLPLQAGLDLETALFGLASGTDDMKEGTRAFMEKRRPHFKGK is encoded by the coding sequence ATGAAGTTCCGGAACCTGAGGCTGGAGATCGATTCGGGAGGGGTGGCCGAGCTCACCCTGGAAAGGCCGGAGGTCCTGAACGCCTTGAACGAGGAGACGATTCGGGAGTTGGACGCGGCCTTCCGGTCCCTGGAACGGGATGAGAATGTCCGGATCGTGCTCCTCTCAGGCGCCGGGAAGGCATTTTCCGCCGGGGCCGACATCCCTGAGGTCCACCGGTTGGACGCCGGGACCTCCCAGGCATTCTCCCGGCGTGGCCATGCCGTCCTGAATCGGATCGAGCGGGGGTCGAAACCGGTTCTGGCTGCGGTGCGGGGCTTCTGTCTTGGCGGGGGCTGCGAGCTGGCGTTGGCGTGTCACATCCGGATTGCCGGGTCGGATGCTCGAATCGGATTGCCTGAAGTGAAGCTGGGCATCATTCCCGGCTACGGCGGCACGCAACGCCTGGCACGAATCGTGGGACGCTCCAAGGCGCTCGAGTTGTTGCTTTGCGGGAGGACCATGACGGCCCGGGAGGCCCTGGCGGCCGGTCTGGTGGTCCGCGTCGTGGAGCCGGACGATCTTCTGTCCACCTGTCGAGAACTGGCGTCCCGGATCGCCGGCCAGGCCCCTTTGGCCGTCAGGTACTGTTTTGAGGCGGTCAATCGAGGTTACGACCTGCCCCTGCAAGCGGGACTCGACCTGGAAACGGCCCTCTTCGGGCTGGCTTCCGGCACGGATGACATGAAGGAGGGGACCCGGGCCTTCATGGAAAAGAGACGCCCCCATTTCAAGGGCAAATGA
- a CDS encoding CDP-alcohol phosphatidyltransferase family protein codes for MTSANQLTVLRILAVPLFVGLVVSGFVGAALTVFILAGFTDLLDGLIARKFGQRTALGRFLDPLADKLLMVGALVVLSLENPALEVRIPHWLTLSVVGRDLILGIGALWSYVFTGTKAFPPSILGKLSTLAQFTTILAVLVDNVIPWRIPFHAGLFGLTAVLALGSGLQYLVRGVRIFAPDRR; via the coding sequence ATGACCTCAGCAAACCAGCTCACGGTGCTTCGGATCCTCGCCGTTCCGCTATTTGTGGGGCTGGTCGTTTCCGGGTTTGTCGGCGCCGCTCTGACAGTGTTCATTCTGGCCGGGTTCACGGATCTCTTGGACGGGCTGATCGCCCGGAAATTCGGCCAGCGGACTGCTTTGGGCAGGTTTCTGGATCCCTTGGCCGACAAGCTCCTGATGGTCGGCGCTCTGGTGGTGCTCTCCCTGGAGAACCCGGCTCTGGAGGTCCGGATACCGCATTGGTTGACTCTGTCGGTGGTGGGGCGGGACCTGATTCTTGGAATCGGCGCCCTCTGGTCCTACGTCTTCACCGGCACGAAGGCGTTTCCGCCGTCCATCCTGGGGAAGTTGTCCACACTTGCCCAGTTCACAACCATCCTGGCGGTCCTCGTGGACAACGTGATCCCGTGGCGGATACCGTTTCACGCAGGACTCTTCGGTCTCACGGCCGTTCTGGCCCTGGGCAGCGGTCTCCAGTACCTGGTCCGCGGCGTCCGTATCTTTGCGCCTGATCGGCGCTGA
- the ptsP gene encoding phosphoenolpyruvate--protein phosphotransferase has protein sequence MVEKLQRNESGRRLVGTPLSPGIGAGRAYRIEQHAPDFHRLYLSAAEAPRELERLQEALAKSREQLVRIKERFEQQLGKEHSYIIDAHRLILEDREFLDQIRSKIRDHLYGPERAVWEATEEWLAVYRTLTDPFFRDRGSDLEEVARRIVANLGESGPPRQEEQSSEDLILVGPEIGLSDLASFPLAQVKGLVSTRGGQTSHITIIARVHRIPAVSGVREVEGNIRTGDEMIVDGSEGVVLVQPSAGERRDFQVLLREEQRRSSELEGDFRPSSTADGRVVSVLANTDMEDEATVAFDLGAEGIGLFRSEFVYMGEMSGPVRFEEQLSIYRRLARLTGPRPAVIRTLDMGTEDHPYFTRLAGEGPVLGLRGIRLSLDRPQLFRDQARAIVSARREGNLRILLPMISSADELVTARELIREVEREVSEKTGFEPESPIQVGAMIEVPSAVLVLDGICRHADFVSVGSNDLIQFTLAVDRSSDLLSPLFNPLHPAILKSLERVARVASRNRIPAYVCGEVAAQPLYAYLLIGMGFQRLSMNPFAIPTVKKRIREMVYEEARERIRELLRFSTIQEVERFVKREMPSWETVGQESGSRFVKS, from the coding sequence ATGGTGGAGAAGCTGCAACGCAACGAATCCGGCCGGAGATTGGTGGGCACACCCCTGTCTCCAGGAATCGGGGCTGGAAGAGCGTATCGGATCGAGCAACACGCGCCGGACTTCCATCGACTGTACCTTTCGGCGGCTGAAGCGCCTCGGGAGCTGGAGAGGCTGCAGGAAGCCCTGGCCAAGTCCCGGGAGCAACTGGTCCGGATCAAGGAACGATTCGAGCAGCAACTGGGCAAGGAACACTCCTATATCATCGATGCCCATCGCCTGATCCTTGAAGATCGGGAGTTCCTGGACCAGATCCGATCCAAGATCAGGGATCATCTGTACGGTCCCGAGCGGGCCGTCTGGGAAGCCACTGAGGAGTGGCTGGCCGTGTACCGCACCTTGACCGACCCCTTTTTCCGGGACCGGGGATCGGACCTGGAAGAAGTGGCGCGGCGAATCGTTGCCAATCTGGGTGAGTCCGGACCGCCCCGCCAGGAGGAACAATCGTCCGAAGACCTGATCCTCGTGGGGCCGGAAATCGGCCTCTCGGACCTGGCCAGTTTCCCGCTGGCCCAGGTCAAGGGACTCGTTTCGACGCGTGGGGGACAGACCTCGCATATCACCATCATCGCCCGCGTGCACCGCATACCGGCTGTTTCCGGCGTCCGGGAGGTGGAGGGGAACATTCGCACCGGCGACGAAATGATCGTCGACGGTTCCGAAGGTGTGGTGCTGGTGCAGCCGTCGGCGGGAGAGCGCCGGGATTTCCAGGTGTTGCTGCGGGAGGAGCAACGTCGCAGCTCAGAGTTGGAAGGGGACTTCAGACCGTCGTCTACGGCTGACGGGAGGGTCGTTTCCGTACTCGCAAACACCGATATGGAGGACGAAGCCACGGTGGCGTTCGATTTGGGTGCGGAAGGAATCGGACTGTTTCGTTCCGAGTTCGTCTACATGGGCGAAATGAGTGGTCCCGTCCGCTTCGAAGAGCAGTTGAGCATCTATCGGCGGTTGGCCCGCCTGACGGGCCCGCGGCCCGCCGTCATTCGAACGCTGGACATGGGAACGGAAGATCACCCTTACTTCACGCGGCTGGCCGGCGAGGGACCCGTACTGGGCCTCCGGGGGATTCGCCTGAGTCTGGACCGTCCCCAACTGTTTCGGGACCAGGCGAGGGCCATCGTCAGTGCCCGCAGAGAGGGGAACCTGCGAATCCTCCTCCCCATGATCTCAAGCGCCGACGAACTGGTCACCGCCCGCGAGCTGATTCGGGAAGTGGAGCGGGAGGTGTCGGAAAAAACCGGATTTGAACCGGAATCACCGATCCAGGTGGGCGCCATGATCGAGGTTCCTTCCGCCGTACTGGTGCTGGACGGAATCTGCCGGCATGCCGATTTCGTTTCGGTGGGCAGCAATGATCTGATCCAGTTCACGCTGGCGGTCGACCGATCCAGCGACCTCCTGTCCCCCCTCTTCAATCCCCTCCATCCGGCTATCCTGAAGAGCCTGGAACGGGTGGCCAGAGTCGCGTCCCGGAATCGCATACCCGCCTATGTCTGCGGAGAGGTGGCCGCGCAGCCGCTTTACGCATACCTCCTCATCGGCATGGGTTTCCAGCGGCTTTCCATGAACCCGTTCGCCATTCCGACGGTGAAGAAAAGAATTCGGGAGATGGTCTACGAGGAGGCCCGGGAGAGGATCCGGGAACTGTTGCGATTCTCCACGATTCAGGAAGTCGAACGGTTCGTGAAGCGTGAGATGCCGTCGTGGGAAACGGTAGGTCAGGAATCGGGTTCCCGGTTCGTCAAGAGTTGA
- a CDS encoding HPr family phosphocarrier protein: MIRRVVQIRNRLGLHARAAAKLVRTASHYDSDVKLSRAGGSQEIDGKSILGILLLAASCGTELEFTIRGSDEIEAAEAIETLVRNRFGEEK; encoded by the coding sequence ATGATCCGGCGGGTCGTTCAAATACGAAATCGTCTGGGGTTGCACGCCCGCGCGGCAGCCAAGCTGGTCAGAACGGCATCCCACTATGACAGCGACGTGAAACTTTCCAGGGCCGGCGGGTCCCAGGAGATTGACGGCAAGAGCATACTGGGGATTCTCCTGTTGGCTGCCTCTTGCGGAACCGAGCTCGAATTCACCATTCGCGGGTCCGACGAGATCGAAGCGGCCGAGGCCATCGAGACTCTGGTCAGGAACCGGTTTGGAGAAGAGAAATGA
- a CDS encoding PTS sugar transporter subunit IIA: MKRQRTQIGGLVVTHGRLGHELVAAAEMIVGEIPHVLPVSIGWHDDVERSRQGIEEAISTLDRGGGVIILTDMFGGTPSNLTLALLKKGEVEIVTGVNLPMIIKLANQTGKEDLSELAQRVLEQGQKHIALASGLLGE, from the coding sequence GTCGTCACTCACGGGAGACTGGGCCATGAGCTGGTCGCCGCCGCGGAGATGATCGTCGGCGAAATTCCCCACGTGCTGCCGGTCTCCATCGGATGGCATGACGACGTGGAACGGTCCCGGCAGGGGATCGAAGAAGCCATCAGCACCCTGGACCGGGGCGGCGGCGTCATCATCCTGACGGACATGTTCGGAGGGACGCCGTCCAACCTGACTCTCGCTCTGCTGAAGAAGGGAGAAGTGGAAATCGTCACCGGAGTGAACCTTCCCATGATCATCAAGCTGGCCAATCAAACGGGCAAGGAGGACCTGAGCGAACTCGCGCAACGGGTCCTGGAACAGGGGCAGAAACACATCGCGTTGGCCAGCGGGTTGCTGGGGGAATGA